In Nocardioides conyzicola, one genomic interval encodes:
- a CDS encoding GAF and ANTAR domain-containing protein, with protein MADAELTRHRVERLLRAQRGNGDVGGGTVATLERLCRCVCQDLDLFGAAVTLMPGTETHVVSAASGPGSRRLEESQFGAGEGPTSAAFASRRPVLVADLRVEGALRWPGWVAEALDAGVNAVYAFPLQVGASVFGVLALYAADSPGLDTEGLHTALVFADLATETLLDSSMPTDGLQLEHDLDKTLGTHAHIYQAQGMLMVDLGISLAEALARMRAHAWATGQDLATLAGEIVAGRLTLPRDEH; from the coding sequence ATGGCAGATGCCGAGCTGACACGTCATCGTGTCGAGCGTCTGCTGCGCGCCCAACGGGGCAACGGCGACGTCGGCGGCGGGACTGTTGCCACCCTCGAGCGGTTGTGCCGCTGTGTGTGTCAGGACCTGGACCTCTTCGGTGCCGCCGTGACGCTGATGCCCGGTACGGAGACCCATGTCGTGTCGGCGGCATCGGGACCCGGTTCACGGCGCCTGGAGGAGTCACAGTTCGGTGCCGGGGAGGGCCCGACGTCAGCCGCGTTCGCGTCTCGCCGTCCGGTCCTTGTCGCGGACCTGAGGGTGGAGGGGGCGTTGCGGTGGCCCGGATGGGTGGCGGAGGCCCTGGATGCCGGGGTGAACGCGGTGTACGCGTTCCCGTTGCAGGTCGGGGCGTCCGTGTTCGGTGTCCTGGCGTTGTACGCCGCCGACAGCCCGGGACTGGATACAGAGGGGCTGCACACGGCGCTGGTGTTCGCGGACCTGGCCACCGAGACCCTTCTGGACAGCTCCATGCCAACGGACGGCCTCCAGCTGGAGCACGATCTGGACAAGACCCTCGGAACGCATGCGCACATCTACCAGGCGCAGGGCATGCTGATGGTGGACCTCGGGATCTCGCTGGCGGAGGCGCTTGCGCGGATGCGGGCACATGCCTGGGCGACCGGACAGGACCTCGCGACGTTGGCCGGCGAGATCGTGGCCGGACGGCTCACTCTCCCCCGAGATGAGCACTGA
- the trhA gene encoding PAQR family membrane homeostasis protein TrhA, giving the protein MRRRRRTRAMRPLNANDRTTPRSSDAPSRDVPELAVALAGHLRESMADVKPHLRGWLHLGTVPLTIAAGVVLVVLSPNATARTGSAVFMASALVLFGVSAAYHCGTWSPRARRMLRRLDHCNIFVLIAGSCTAAALLLLDGTERTVLLVMVWSSAALGVGARFLWPDAPRWLSPPVYVGCGLGAVVFFPDFVDGATRLGDAGVAALVLLSVGSALYIVGAVVYGLRRPDPWPKWFGFHEVFHTFTVFAFAAHYIGISAATYALR; this is encoded by the coding sequence GTGCGTCGCCGTCGGAGAACCCGCGCCATGCGACCACTCAACGCCAACGACCGCACTACGCCGAGGTCATCGGATGCCCCGTCCAGGGACGTGCCGGAACTGGCCGTCGCCCTCGCGGGCCATCTGCGGGAGTCGATGGCGGACGTCAAACCGCACCTGCGCGGTTGGCTCCACCTCGGTACGGTGCCGCTGACGATCGCCGCCGGCGTCGTCCTGGTCGTGTTGTCCCCGAACGCCACCGCGAGGACCGGGTCGGCGGTGTTCATGGCGTCGGCTCTGGTGCTGTTCGGGGTCTCGGCCGCGTACCACTGTGGCACCTGGTCACCGCGTGCTCGGCGCATGCTGCGGCGGCTCGACCACTGCAACATCTTCGTGCTCATCGCCGGTTCCTGCACCGCGGCCGCCCTGCTCCTGCTCGACGGGACGGAACGAACGGTGCTGTTGGTCATGGTCTGGTCGAGCGCCGCGCTCGGTGTGGGTGCCCGGTTCCTGTGGCCCGACGCGCCGCGGTGGCTGTCGCCGCCGGTCTACGTCGGATGCGGCCTGGGAGCCGTGGTGTTCTTCCCCGACTTCGTCGACGGGGCCACGCGTCTCGGTGATGCGGGTGTCGCAGCTCTGGTGCTGCTGAGCGTCGGGAGTGCGTTGTACATCGTGGGCGCGGTGGTCTACGGGTTGCGCCGGCCTGACCCGTGGCCGAAGTGGTTCGGCTTCCACGAGGTGTTCCACACGTTCACCGTGTTCGCGTTCGCCGCGCACTACATCGGCATCTCGGCGGCGACGTACGCGCTGCGCTGA
- the araA gene encoding L-arabinose isomerase produces MTTSSTPAEIWFLTGSQGMYGPETLEQVAEQSQTVARELGSTMPVTVVWKPVLLDAAAIHRQMLEANSAPECVGVITWMHTFSPAKMWIAGLDALQKPLLHLHTQAGMELPWSTIDMDFMNLNQAAHGDREHGYIQTRLGIARKTVAGHVRSPEVARRTALWARAALGRHELRQLRLVRFGDNMRNVAVTEGDKVEAQRRFGVAVNTHGVNDLVAVVDRVGGDEIDKLVTEYADTYAVAPELLPGGARHESLRYGARIELGLRSFLTEGGFGAFTTNFEDLGGLRQLPGLAVQRLMADGYGFGGEGDWKTSVLLRAAKVMEGGEPGGSSFMEDYTYHLVPGAEKVLGAHMLEVCPSIAGARPSLEIHPLSIGGREDPVRLRFTAAPGEAVVVGLSDLGDRLRLTLNEIDVVEPDEALPHLPVACAVWEPRPSLSVSAEAWLMAGAPHHTVLSKAVGREVWEDFSEMTGVEALVIDADTTTRRFQQELRWSAAYRRLAEGL; encoded by the coding sequence ATGACCACGAGCTCCACGCCCGCCGAGATCTGGTTCCTGACCGGGAGCCAGGGGATGTACGGACCGGAGACGCTCGAGCAGGTCGCCGAGCAGTCGCAGACGGTCGCCCGCGAGCTCGGCTCGACCATGCCCGTGACCGTCGTGTGGAAGCCGGTGCTCCTGGACGCGGCCGCGATCCACCGGCAGATGCTCGAGGCCAACAGCGCTCCGGAGTGCGTCGGCGTCATCACCTGGATGCACACGTTCTCGCCGGCCAAGATGTGGATCGCCGGCCTCGACGCGCTCCAGAAGCCGCTGCTGCACCTGCACACGCAGGCCGGCATGGAGCTGCCGTGGTCCACGATCGACATGGACTTCATGAACCTCAACCAGGCCGCGCACGGCGACCGCGAGCACGGCTACATCCAGACCCGGCTGGGCATCGCCCGCAAGACGGTCGCCGGGCACGTGCGCTCGCCCGAGGTGGCCCGGCGTACGGCGCTCTGGGCGCGCGCGGCGCTCGGTCGCCACGAGCTGCGGCAGCTCAGGCTGGTGCGCTTCGGCGACAACATGCGCAACGTCGCGGTCACCGAGGGCGACAAGGTGGAGGCGCAGCGGCGCTTCGGCGTCGCCGTCAACACGCACGGCGTCAACGACCTGGTCGCGGTCGTGGACCGGGTCGGCGGCGACGAGATCGACAAGCTGGTCACGGAGTACGCCGACACGTACGCCGTGGCGCCCGAGCTGCTGCCGGGCGGGGCGCGGCACGAGTCGCTGCGCTACGGCGCGCGCATCGAGCTCGGCCTGCGCTCGTTCCTCACCGAGGGCGGCTTCGGCGCCTTCACCACCAACTTCGAGGACCTCGGCGGCCTGCGTCAGCTGCCCGGTCTCGCCGTGCAACGGCTGATGGCCGACGGCTACGGCTTCGGCGGCGAGGGCGACTGGAAGACGTCGGTGCTGCTGCGCGCCGCGAAGGTGATGGAGGGCGGCGAGCCGGGCGGCAGCTCGTTCATGGAGGACTACACGTACCACCTCGTGCCGGGCGCCGAGAAGGTGCTCGGCGCGCACATGCTCGAGGTCTGCCCGTCGATCGCGGGGGCCCGTCCGTCCCTGGAGATCCACCCGCTGTCGATCGGCGGCCGCGAGGACCCGGTGCGGCTCCGCTTCACCGCCGCGCCCGGCGAGGCCGTGGTCGTCGGTCTCTCCGACCTCGGCGACCGGCTGCGGCTGACCCTCAACGAGATCGACGTGGTCGAGCCCGACGAGGCCCTCCCCCACCTGCCCGTCGCCTGCGCCGTCTGGGAGCCGCGGCCGTCGCTGTCCGTCTCCGCCGAGGCCTGGCTGATGGCAGGTGCCCCGCACCACACGGTGCTGTCGAAGGCCGTCGGCCGCGAGGTCTGGGAGGACTTCTCCGAGATGACCGGCGTCGAGGCGCTCGTCATCGACGCCGACACCACGACCCGGCGTTTCCAGCAGGAGCTGCGCTGGAGCGCGGCGTACCGGCGGCTGGCCGAGGGGCTCTAG
- a CDS encoding acetyl-CoA acetyltransferase: MPASDLDPTTPVLVGVGQCAERIDDPGYEGLSAADLAGRAAAYALADTGAPVAAVAAAIDTIAGVRQFETSTPIAEAPLGRADNFPRAVAARIGADPAHAILEVVGGQAPQRLVTEMAAAIAAGEREVVLVAGSEAISTTRHFTDAEGAPDFTEEVGGQLEDRGIGLRGLVTWHTAIHGMTDAPIQYALFENARRARLGLSREEYAAGMGELFAPFSQVAAGNPLSAAPTSRTASELATPTDRNRPIVDPYPRFLIARDQVNQGAAALLMSVGAARWLGVPEDRWVFLHGHADLRAPDLLDREDLSSYPTAVLAVQEALDVAGVGLADLTFLDLYSCFPVAVSTVLEGLDLDVDDPRGFTVTGGLPFFGGAGNNYSMHAIAEAVQRCRTDPGELGLVTANGGMQAKYSVGVYSARPAPWRADRSAELQAEIDAWPVPAFTEHPEGWATIETYAVRYGRSGRRSGIVVGRLDHTGERFLSTPLEDDTEVLDLLAAPDPIGQRVYVRSLKHGNRVATTREAIDAVHPDGATDADRAETARQAAEFEKVL, translated from the coding sequence ATGCCTGCCAGCGACCTCGACCCCACCACGCCCGTGCTCGTCGGTGTCGGCCAGTGCGCCGAGCGGATCGACGACCCGGGCTACGAGGGCCTCTCGGCGGCCGACCTCGCGGGCCGCGCGGCGGCGTACGCCCTCGCCGACACGGGTGCACCGGTCGCGGCGGTCGCGGCCGCGATCGACACCATCGCCGGGGTCCGCCAGTTCGAGACGTCCACGCCGATCGCGGAGGCTCCGCTGGGTCGGGCCGACAACTTCCCGCGGGCGGTGGCGGCGCGGATCGGCGCCGACCCGGCCCACGCGATCCTCGAGGTGGTCGGCGGCCAGGCGCCACAGCGGCTGGTCACCGAGATGGCCGCCGCCATCGCGGCCGGCGAGCGCGAGGTCGTGCTGGTCGCCGGCTCGGAGGCCATCTCGACGACCCGGCACTTCACGGACGCCGAGGGCGCACCAGACTTCACCGAAGAGGTCGGCGGTCAGCTCGAGGACCGCGGCATCGGCCTGCGCGGGCTGGTCACCTGGCACACCGCGATCCACGGCATGACGGACGCACCGATCCAGTACGCGCTCTTCGAGAACGCCCGTCGCGCCCGGCTCGGCCTGAGCCGGGAGGAGTACGCCGCCGGGATGGGCGAGCTGTTCGCGCCGTTCAGCCAGGTAGCGGCCGGCAACCCGCTCTCGGCGGCGCCGACGTCGCGGACGGCGTCGGAGCTGGCGACGCCGACCGATCGCAACCGCCCGATCGTCGACCCCTACCCGCGCTTCCTGATCGCGCGCGACCAGGTCAACCAGGGCGCCGCCGCCCTGCTCATGTCGGTCGGCGCCGCACGGTGGCTCGGCGTACCCGAGGACCGGTGGGTGTTCCTGCACGGCCACGCCGACCTCCGCGCTCCCGACCTCCTCGACCGGGAGGACCTGAGCAGCTACCCGACCGCCGTGCTCGCCGTCCAGGAGGCCCTGGACGTCGCCGGGGTCGGGCTGGCCGACCTCACGTTCCTCGACCTCTACTCGTGCTTCCCAGTCGCGGTCTCCACCGTGCTGGAGGGCCTCGACCTCGACGTCGACGACCCCCGCGGCTTCACGGTGACCGGCGGCCTGCCGTTCTTCGGCGGCGCCGGCAACAACTACTCGATGCACGCCATCGCCGAGGCGGTGCAGCGCTGCCGGACCGACCCGGGCGAGCTCGGCCTGGTCACCGCCAACGGCGGCATGCAGGCGAAGTACTCCGTCGGCGTCTACTCCGCCCGCCCGGCCCCGTGGCGGGCGGACCGCAGCGCCGAGCTGCAGGCCGAGATCGACGCCTGGCCGGTGCCCGCCTTCACCGAGCACCCCGAGGGCTGGGCCACCATCGAGACGTACGCCGTGCGCTACGGCCGTAGCGGCCGCCGGTCCGGCATCGTGGTCGGCCGGCTCGACCACACGGGCGAGCGCTTCCTGTCCACCCCGCTCGAGGACGACACCGAGGTCCTCGACCTCCTCGCGGCCCCCGACCCGATCGGCCAGCGGGTCTACGTGCGCTCGCTCAAGCACGGCAACCGGGTGGCGACCACGCGGGAGGCGATCGACGCCGTGCACCCCGACGGCGCCACCGACGCCGACCGCGCCGAGACCGCCCGCCAGGCCGCGGAGTTCGAGAAGGTCCTCTGA
- a CDS encoding aromatic ring-opening dioxygenase LigA has product MSETESAGTRPAARNDRAVRVVGIIVAVLGAVFLVAGIATYVVVSSTLADEKITVSDDAAHFAGKDVKGPFTAYAQADVIAQHAEEIGGGKTYSELPQDDPNRQTVMTASFLRASLFTSVVAFGVAAFVSVVGVLLILLGWALTRLARTA; this is encoded by the coding sequence ATGAGTGAGACCGAGTCCGCCGGCACCCGACCGGCCGCGCGCAACGACAGGGCCGTCCGGGTCGTCGGGATCATCGTCGCCGTCCTCGGCGCGGTCTTCCTCGTCGCCGGCATCGCGACGTACGTCGTCGTCTCGAGCACCCTCGCGGACGAGAAGATCACCGTCTCCGACGACGCCGCCCACTTCGCGGGCAAGGACGTCAAGGGGCCGTTCACGGCGTACGCCCAGGCCGACGTGATCGCCCAGCACGCGGAGGAGATCGGCGGCGGCAAGACCTACTCCGAGCTGCCGCAGGACGACCCCAACCGGCAGACCGTGATGACCGCGTCCTTCCTGCGGGCGAGCCTGTTCACCTCGGTCGTCGCGTTCGGCGTCGCCGCCTTCGTGTCGGTCGTGGGTGTGCTGCTCATCCTGCTGGGCTGGGCGC
- a CDS encoding GAF and ANTAR domain-containing protein gives MISVTDLSDFFVEVADTLVDEFDVVDFLDNLTAKAAVVSSAAAVGLVLSDHRGRVRFMASSNESGKMLELLQIQNQEGPCLDCLTTGVPVVNADLAHAGDRWPTFAPRAIEAGFQSVHAFPMRLRDQVIGALNLFGAEDTRFEADEVKVVQALADVATIAILHERNLGQAEVLTEQLQSALNSRVVIEQAKGALAQADRISTSDAFDVMRSRARSSRRRLVDVAQEVLAGLENPDRT, from the coding sequence ATGATCTCCGTGACGGACCTTTCCGACTTCTTCGTCGAGGTCGCTGACACCCTGGTCGACGAGTTCGACGTCGTCGACTTCCTCGACAACCTCACCGCGAAAGCAGCCGTGGTCAGCAGCGCGGCCGCCGTCGGGCTGGTGCTCTCCGACCACCGCGGCCGGGTCCGGTTCATGGCATCGAGCAACGAGTCCGGCAAGATGCTCGAGCTCCTGCAGATCCAGAACCAAGAAGGGCCGTGCCTCGACTGCCTGACAACCGGCGTACCCGTCGTGAATGCGGACCTGGCGCACGCCGGCGACCGGTGGCCGACCTTCGCGCCGCGCGCCATCGAGGCTGGGTTCCAGTCGGTGCACGCGTTTCCGATGAGACTGCGCGACCAGGTCATCGGTGCGTTGAACCTGTTCGGGGCCGAGGACACGCGCTTCGAGGCGGACGAGGTGAAGGTCGTCCAGGCTCTCGCCGACGTTGCCACGATCGCCATCCTGCATGAACGGAACCTCGGTCAAGCCGAGGTGCTCACCGAGCAGCTGCAGAGCGCGCTGAACAGCCGGGTCGTCATCGAGCAGGCGAAGGGGGCGCTCGCTCAGGCTGACCGGATCTCGACATCGGACGCGTTCGACGTGATGCGTTCACGCGCCCGGTCGTCCAGGCGTCGCCTGGTTGACGTCGCGCAGGAGGTTCTGGCCGGGCTGGAGAACCCTGACCGAACGTGA